One Polaribacter sp. SA4-12 genomic window carries:
- a CDS encoding DEAD/DEAH box helicase family protein yields the protein MASGTKEIHFEEHIEYYLTKTVKEYTSVSPALYDKDLCVIPSEIIAFIKDTQPKQYQALEKQYGALVDVKIVETIAKNITKNKTLDVLRNGVKDRGQKLALAYFKPAHNKTPEHEIAFGQNRLSLVRQLQYSNRNKNEIDIVLCINGIPVVTLELKNALTRQNHHNAIKQYMQDRDPKGERFLEFKRCLVHFAVGTEKVFMTTQLKGKSTFFLPFNKGLVNENPNGFAVSYLWEDVLRKDSLLSLVQNFISVQVDKEKVYNSTTKKLEEKKSTKLLFPRFHQRRAVNRILEALKVDGTGKNYLVQHSAGSGKSNTITWLAYRLANFYQNYTDNKALYDSVIVVTDRRILNKQIQDNIRQLDNTPGVVAYLDEKTTAQDLKKAIEDKKRIIITTIQKFPVISDVVGSFSDRNYAVLIDEAHSSQSGETSRHMRKALSLEEAAKDEENIKTVDEIIAEEISKKGQQDNISQFAFTATPKPKTIELFGTKINGQLSAFDEYTMEEAIKEGFIKDVLKNYMSFKRYYKLIKQTEIDDKEYEKKKTVRVLANYVDLQDHAIEKKARIMLEHFVSKTQNEIQGQARAMLVTKSRLHAVRFKRKFDELMSEMNLPYNALVAFSGTVKDDETDGEYTEVNMNNLEGKISIPEALKLPK from the coding sequence ATGGCATCAGGAACTAAAGAGATTCATTTTGAGGAACATATAGAATACTACTTAACAAAAACAGTTAAAGAGTATACAAGTGTGTCACCAGCTTTATATGACAAAGATTTATGTGTAATTCCTTCAGAAATTATTGCCTTTATAAAAGACACACAACCAAAACAATACCAAGCATTAGAGAAACAATATGGCGCTTTAGTTGATGTTAAAATTGTAGAAACGATTGCTAAAAACATCACTAAAAATAAAACGTTAGACGTTTTAAGAAATGGAGTAAAAGATAGAGGTCAGAAATTAGCATTGGCTTATTTTAAACCTGCACATAATAAAACTCCAGAACACGAAATTGCCTTTGGTCAAAATCGTTTAAGTTTAGTACGTCAATTGCAATATTCTAATCGAAATAAAAACGAAATAGATATTGTATTATGCATCAACGGAATTCCTGTAGTTACTTTAGAACTTAAAAATGCATTAACAAGACAAAATCACCACAATGCAATCAAACAATATATGCAAGACCGTGACCCCAAGGGAGAGCGTTTCTTAGAGTTTAAACGTTGTTTGGTACATTTTGCAGTAGGTACAGAAAAAGTGTTTATGACAACTCAATTAAAGGGGAAGTCTACGTTCTTTTTACCTTTTAATAAAGGATTAGTGAATGAAAACCCAAATGGTTTTGCAGTATCATACCTTTGGGAAGATGTATTGCGTAAAGACTCTTTATTAAGCTTGGTGCAAAATTTTATTAGTGTACAAGTTGATAAAGAAAAAGTATATAACTCTACTACAAAAAAGTTAGAAGAAAAGAAATCTACTAAATTATTGTTTCCTCGTTTTCATCAAAGAAGAGCGGTAAACAGAATTCTAGAAGCACTAAAAGTAGACGGAACAGGTAAAAACTATTTAGTGCAGCATTCAGCAGGTTCAGGTAAATCAAATACCATTACTTGGTTAGCATACAGATTGGCTAATTTTTATCAAAATTATACAGATAATAAAGCACTGTACGATTCTGTAATTGTAGTTACAGACAGACGTATATTAAATAAACAGATTCAAGATAATATTCGTCAGTTAGACAACACTCCTGGAGTTGTTGCTTATTTAGATGAAAAAACTACTGCACAAGACTTAAAAAAGGCAATAGAAGACAAGAAGCGAATTATTATTACAACAATTCAAAAATTTCCTGTAATTTCAGATGTTGTGGGTAGTTTCTCTGATAGAAATTATGCTGTTTTAATTGATGAAGCACACAGTTCTCAATCTGGTGAAACCTCAAGACACATGCGTAAAGCATTAAGTTTAGAAGAAGCTGCCAAAGATGAAGAAAATATAAAAACTGTTGATGAAATTATTGCTGAAGAAATTTCAAAAAAAGGACAACAAGATAATATTTCACAATTCGCTTTTACAGCAACACCAAAGCCAAAAACAATAGAGTTATTTGGGACTAAAATAAATGGTCAATTATCTGCTTTTGATGAGTATACAATGGAAGAAGCCATTAAAGAAGGCTTTATAAAAGATGTGTTAAAAAACTACATGTCTTTTAAGCGTTATTACAAGTTAATAAAGCAAACAGAAATTGATGATAAAGAATACGAAAAGAAAAAAACAGTTCGTGTTTTAGCAAATTATGTTGACTTGCAAGACCATGCAATTGAGAAAAAGGCAAGAATAATGTTAGAACATTTTGTGAGTAAAACGCAAAATGAAATTCAAGGTCAGGCAAGAGCAATGTTGGTTACAAAATCTAGATTGCACGCAGTACGTTTCAAACGAAAGTTTGATGAGTTAATGAGTGAAATGAATTTACCATACAACGCATTGGTAGCTTTTTCAGGAACTGTTAAAGATGATGAAACTGATGGTGAATACACTGAGGTTAATATGAATAATCTTGAAGGGAAAATTAGTATTCCTGAAGCCTTAAAGTTGCCAAAATAG
- a CDS encoding type I restriction enzyme subunit R domain-containing protein — MVANKFQTGFDEPLLQTMFVDKKLGGANTVQTLSRLNRNRRGKDATMVLDFVNDPELVQADFQHFYGKNFMEEENETDPNSLYDVLNQVEEYKIFYETEVNTFAEIFFRKGDDFELLQPILNSISTRFADELEEEDQLGFKAAAKSFIKIYRFLSQIITFTDVELEKKYVFLTALLKKLPYIQSNLPLDVVNDIELDSYKIQFKFQNDLSLVKEDGEDYGMTPEGTGGNIDEDVDYLSNIIKVLNDTFGLELTEEDKLDFNRVKKNLYDNQELMSYFNKQNSKNDIKDKFEEEVDDEFLNFINTKLDFYNKMTDDKANGLFKNLLFQEIYNREVRGLRK, encoded by the coding sequence ATTGTTGCTAATAAATTTCAGACAGGTTTTGATGAACCTTTGTTACAAACAATGTTTGTTGATAAGAAATTAGGAGGAGCAAATACAGTGCAAACTCTTTCTAGGTTAAATAGAAACAGAAGAGGTAAAGATGCTACAATGGTATTAGACTTTGTAAATGACCCTGAGTTAGTGCAAGCTGATTTTCAGCATTTCTATGGTAAAAACTTTATGGAAGAAGAAAATGAAACAGATCCTAATAGTTTATATGATGTTTTAAATCAAGTAGAAGAATATAAAATTTTTTATGAAACAGAAGTAAATACGTTTGCAGAAATATTTTTTAGAAAAGGAGATGATTTTGAGTTATTGCAACCTATTTTAAATTCTATTTCAACGCGTTTTGCAGATGAATTAGAAGAAGAGGATCAATTAGGTTTTAAAGCGGCAGCAAAGTCGTTTATAAAAATTTATCGTTTTTTAAGTCAGATTATTACGTTTACAGATGTAGAGCTTGAGAAGAAATATGTTTTTCTTACAGCATTACTTAAAAAATTACCATACATACAAAGTAATTTGCCTTTAGATGTTGTTAATGATATAGAGTTAGATAGTTATAAGATTCAATTTAAATTTCAAAACGATTTATCTTTAGTTAAAGAAGATGGTGAAGATTATGGAATGACTCCAGAAGGAACTGGAGGAAATATAGATGAAGACGTAGATTATTTATCTAACATTATAAAAGTATTGAATGATACCTTTGGTTTGGAACTTACAGAAGAAGATAAATTAGATTTTAATCGTGTCAAGAAAAACTTATATGATAATCAAGAATTAATGTCGTATTTCAATAAGCAGAATTCTAAAAATGATATTAAAGATAAATTTGAAGAAGAAGTTGATGACGAGTTTTTAAACTTTATAAATACAAAACTAGATTTCTATAATAAAATGACTGATGATAAAGCCAATGGTTTGTTTAAGAATCTATTATTTCAAGAAATTTACAATAGAGAAGTAAGAGGTTTGAGAAAGTAG
- a CDS encoding helix-turn-helix domain-containing protein, with protein MENPFEIINQRLDRIEFLLEKINSNIERNTSKSNYPEIMGINQLTEYLNLSKTYIYQLTRTRCIPHSKKGNKLYFDKEVVTKWVLENKISTQEEIEQKTDKYLLKKGLNLKVGL; from the coding sequence ATGGAAAACCCATTTGAAATTATAAATCAAAGATTAGATCGAATTGAATTTTTACTTGAAAAAATAAATTCGAATATCGAAAGAAATACCTCAAAAAGTAATTATCCAGAAATAATGGGGATTAATCAATTGACGGAATATTTAAATTTATCTAAAACTTACATTTATCAATTAACAAGAACACGCTGTATTCCTCATTCTAAGAAAGGAAATAAATTATATTTTGATAAAGAAGTTGTCACTAAATGGGTATTAGAAAATAAAATATCTACACAAGAAGAAATTGAACAAAAAACTGATAAATATTTATTAAAAAAAGGATTAAATCTAAAAGTAGGATTATAA
- a CDS encoding DUF5675 family protein: MELVLERAYFKEGTNGTLFCSQAFLCHTIELPWENNKRNISCIPEGNYEIEPRFSKRFQHHLIVKNVTGRSYILFHPANDAKKDLEGCIAPVSYLSGIGKGLHSKNALQKLLSLVYQAKERKEKISFTIKSQNYENYRTL, encoded by the coding sequence ATGGAGTTGGTATTAGAAAGAGCATATTTTAAAGAGGGTACTAATGGTACTCTCTTTTGCTCTCAGGCATTTCTCTGTCACACCATTGAATTGCCCTGGGAAAATAACAAGCGAAATATTTCTTGTATTCCAGAAGGGAACTATGAAATTGAACCCCGATTTTCGAAACGATTTCAACATCATTTGATTGTCAAAAATGTTACTGGTAGAAGCTACATTTTGTTTCATCCAGCAAATGATGCAAAGAAAGATTTGGAAGGTTGTATTGCTCCTGTCAGCTATTTAAGTGGCATTGGCAAAGGTCTTCACTCAAAAAATGCACTGCAAAAATTATTGTCTTTAGTGTATCAAGCAAAAGAGCGAAAAGAAAAAATATCATTCACTATTAAATCACAGAATTATGAAAATTATCGAACGTTATAA
- a CDS encoding DUF6943 family protein gives MQAFEIKTHQPGRSYPKPHFFILNKGLNSGKPFGAPVRNSFVISTETNEQKEALFHLSYMLLESKCYRIYLKGSVIPFIYIADVKNLLVKNSKYFGQNNFESKLKALKKVEELEIVFKNKYEAIQELKRVLMCSMKFEK, from the coding sequence ATGCAAGCTTTTGAAATCAAGACACACCAACCTGGACGCAGCTATCCAAAACCTCATTTTTTTATTTTAAACAAAGGGCTAAACTCCGGAAAACCTTTTGGAGCTCCTGTAAGAAATTCGTTTGTAATTTCTACAGAAACGAACGAACAAAAAGAAGCACTCTTTCATTTGTCGTATATGCTTTTAGAGTCAAAATGTTATCGTATTTATTTAAAAGGGTCTGTCATTCCCTTTATTTACATTGCTGATGTTAAAAATTTATTGGTAAAAAATAGTAAGTATTTTGGTCAGAATAATTTTGAGTCCAAACTCAAGGCATTAAAAAAAGTGGAGGAATTAGAAATTGTTTTTAAAAATAAATACGAAGCCATTCAAGAATTAAAAAGGGTCTTAATGTGTTCTATGAAGTTCGAGAAGTAA
- a CDS encoding type II toxin-antitoxin system Y4mF family antitoxin, with protein MELLSEFVKKRRKEVQLTQEEFAERAGVALTVIRKIEQGKTNLNLEKVNLVLAMFGHELAPVSKKVANETR; from the coding sequence ATGGAATTGTTATCTGAATTTGTGAAAAAACGTAGAAAGGAAGTACAGCTTACCCAAGAAGAATTTGCAGAACGGGCAGGTGTTGCTTTAACTGTGATACGAAAAATAGAACAAGGTAAAACCAATTTGAATTTAGAAAAAGTCAATTTGGTTTTGGCGATGTTTGGACACGAATTGGCACCAGTATCAAAAAAAGTAGCAAATGAGACAAGGTAA
- a CDS encoding HipA N-terminal domain-containing protein, whose translation MRQGNVYYKEILAGTITETGEGDYVFVYDETYVVKHPKSFITFSMPVRKAPYISNRLFPFFEGLIPEGWLLNVATENWKIKSNDKMGLLLACCQNCIGAVSVVPIKESNEN comes from the coding sequence ATGAGACAAGGTAACGTATATTATAAAGAGATTTTGGCAGGAACGATTACAGAAACTGGTGAAGGAGATTATGTTTTTGTTTATGATGAAACATATGTTGTAAAACACCCTAAATCATTTATTACTTTTAGTATGCCTGTAAGAAAAGCCCCCTATATTAGTAACCGTTTGTTTCCTTTTTTTGAAGGATTGATTCCTGAAGGATGGCTATTGAATGTAGCAACCGAAAACTGGAAGATAAAATCAAATGATAAAATGGGTTTGTTATTAGCTTGTTGTCAAAATTGTATAGGAGCTGTTAGTGTTGTACCCATAAAAGAGTCTAATGAAAACTAA
- a CDS encoding HipA domain-containing protein, translating into MKTKKNCLYCYKALENEIDFHKKCALEFFGTTTPPKLSYNLTEMDALAKDVISRSIAVPGVQPKLSMSLDNNTSTKENPRLTVVGALGGNYIFKPPSSAYKEIPENEHLTMRIAEAFSISVVPSSLIRLASGELSYITKRIDRTSEGDKIHMIDFFQITEAFDKYKSSMEKVGKAIGQYASNTLLDKILFFELALFSFLTGNNDMHLKNFSMIESASGWKLAPAYDLLNVAILLPEDTEELALTLTGKKSNLKKQHFEQLGIDLGLTEKQIKGVFKRMLKNKTKAIQFIEASFLSDEMQLSYKTILDHRYQKIE; encoded by the coding sequence ATGAAAACTAAAAAAAACTGTTTGTACTGTTATAAAGCCTTAGAAAATGAAATTGATTTTCATAAAAAATGTGCTTTAGAATTCTTTGGAACTACTACTCCACCCAAACTCAGTTATAATTTAACAGAGATGGATGCTTTGGCCAAAGATGTTATTTCTAGAAGTATTGCTGTGCCAGGAGTACAACCCAAACTATCAATGTCTTTAGACAACAATACTAGTACAAAAGAAAACCCAAGACTTACAGTTGTTGGGGCCTTGGGAGGAAACTATATTTTTAAACCACCCTCATCAGCATATAAAGAAATACCAGAAAATGAGCATTTAACGATGCGTATTGCTGAAGCATTTAGTATTAGCGTTGTTCCTTCTAGTTTGATACGACTTGCCTCTGGTGAGCTTTCTTATATTACCAAACGTATTGATAGAACTTCTGAAGGAGACAAGATACATATGATTGACTTTTTTCAAATTACAGAAGCTTTTGATAAATATAAAAGCTCTATGGAAAAAGTAGGAAAAGCAATTGGGCAATATGCGAGTAACACCTTATTAGATAAAATCTTATTTTTTGAATTGGCATTGTTTAGTTTTTTAACAGGAAATAATGACATGCATTTGAAGAATTTTTCTATGATTGAGAGTGCTTCTGGCTGGAAACTAGCCCCTGCTTATGACTTGTTAAATGTTGCAATTCTATTGCCAGAAGATACAGAAGAACTTGCTTTAACCCTTACAGGGAAAAAAAGCAATCTAAAAAAACAACATTTTGAACAATTAGGGATTGACTTAGGATTGACAGAAAAACAAATCAAAGGTGTTTTTAAACGCATGCTAAAAAACAAAACCAAAGCGATTCAATTCATTGAAGCTTCTTTTTTATCTGATGAGATGCAACTATCTTATAAAACTATCTTAGATCATAGATATCAAAAAATAGAATAA
- a CDS encoding helix-turn-helix domain-containing protein, which yields MITKTIQITEVSVDELADKVADKLLLKIESYLKQLSKTKSDELLTRKEVAEYLKISLVTVSSWSKYGIINPIRLGNKIRFKKQDILNVLEQQSINKKRVY from the coding sequence ATGATTACAAAAACAATCCAAATCACAGAAGTATCAGTAGATGAATTAGCAGATAAAGTTGCTGATAAATTATTGCTAAAAATTGAAAGCTATTTAAAACAATTATCAAAAACCAAAAGTGATGAGTTGTTAACTCGTAAAGAAGTTGCTGAGTACTTAAAAATAAGTCTAGTTACTGTTAGTTCTTGGTCTAAATATGGTATTATAAATCCAATACGTTTGGGCAATAAAATTCGGTTTAAAAAACAAGATATTTTAAATGTTTTAGAACAACAATCAATCAATAAAAAAAGAGTGTACTAA
- a CDS encoding T9SS type A sorting domain-containing protein, with the protein MKKIILTICFLASIVVSAQTNTFNDSLLDGVAATTGAGDDTWETATNWSLGIIPTAAHDVVIPDGMLAKIKVAGALANSITASGTGKLQINAEKSLNVTNNVTSGSNSNILFVTATGKSMGTLIFGGTFSGGNITAKMRLPSNDDWHLISSPLKQATINNYVTNATTIVTNGSSKYSLASYNDANAAGLKYTYFPNPLPNTTDKLEKGQGYSTKLNNTGDITKPDVQFKGKLVDADFTIAITDGGNGFNLMGNPFTTYLFANTAAHATNNVLALNSGILDEATLWFWDNTAGGGTGDWITKNLGDFATYHISPVQGFFVKAKTGGGAFKFQETMQTHAKTDGFYKTSKDRFEIDLLIATDDVRRSTSIRYTDNSTTSFDSGYDSSLFGGYSSEFALYTQLVKDNTGKKLAIQSLPNANLENMIISVGVNAKAGSEITFRADVLNVPAGYNVYLEDRTNKTLIRLDETDATYKTTVSEAVTNGRFYIHTRTSSVLGLDATLLNSVSIYKTSNSNLKITGLTQGESTVSLYNLLGKRVMTTSFEAANTNNVSLPSLSTGVYIVKLQSDKGTLNKKIILE; encoded by the coding sequence ATGAAAAAAATTATACTAACAATTTGCTTTCTTGCTTCAATAGTTGTGAGTGCGCAAACAAATACATTTAACGACTCACTTCTAGATGGTGTTGCTGCAACTACTGGTGCAGGAGATGATACTTGGGAAACAGCTACAAATTGGTCTTTAGGAATAATACCAACAGCTGCACATGATGTAGTTATTCCTGATGGAATGTTAGCTAAAATAAAAGTAGCCGGAGCTTTAGCAAATTCTATTACTGCTTCAGGAACAGGGAAATTACAAATAAATGCAGAAAAAAGTTTAAATGTAACTAATAATGTTACTTCTGGTTCAAATAGTAATATTCTTTTTGTTACTGCAACTGGTAAAAGTATGGGTACCTTAATTTTTGGAGGTACATTTTCTGGTGGAAACATTACTGCTAAAATGAGATTACCTAGTAATGATGATTGGCATTTAATTTCTTCGCCTCTTAAACAAGCTACAATTAATAATTACGTTACTAATGCAACAACCATTGTAACAAATGGTAGTAGTAAATATTCATTAGCTTCTTACAATGACGCAAATGCTGCAGGGTTAAAGTATACTTATTTTCCAAATCCTTTACCTAATACAACTGACAAATTAGAAAAAGGTCAGGGGTATTCTACAAAATTGAACAACACTGGAGATATAACAAAACCAGATGTTCAATTTAAAGGTAAATTAGTTGATGCTGATTTTACTATTGCTATTACGGATGGTGGAAATGGATTTAATTTAATGGGGAATCCTTTTACTACATATTTGTTTGCAAATACAGCAGCACATGCAACTAATAATGTTTTAGCTTTAAATTCAGGAATTCTTGATGAAGCAACTTTGTGGTTTTGGGATAATACTGCTGGTGGAGGTACTGGAGATTGGATAACAAAAAATCTTGGAGATTTTGCTACATATCATATTTCACCAGTGCAAGGTTTCTTTGTAAAAGCAAAAACAGGTGGTGGTGCTTTTAAGTTTCAAGAAACGATGCAAACACATGCAAAAACTGATGGGTTTTATAAAACTTCTAAAGATAGATTTGAAATAGATTTATTAATAGCTACAGATGATGTTAGAAGAAGTACTTCTATTAGATATACAGATAATTCTACAACCTCTTTTGATAGTGGATATGATAGTTCTCTATTTGGTGGTTATAGTTCAGAGTTTGCTCTTTATACACAATTAGTAAAAGATAATACTGGTAAAAAATTAGCAATACAATCTTTACCTAATGCTAATTTAGAAAATATGATTATTTCTGTAGGCGTAAATGCTAAAGCTGGTTCAGAAATTACTTTTAGAGCAGACGTATTAAATGTACCTGCTGGGTATAACGTATATTTAGAAGATAGAACAAACAAAACACTTATACGTTTAGACGAAACAGATGCAACTTATAAAACAACAGTTTCTGAAGCGGTTACAAATGGTCGTTTTTATATACATACTAGAACATCTTCTGTGTTAGGTTTAGATGCAACATTATTAAATAGTGTAAGTATTTATAAAACAAGTAATAGTAATTTAAAAATTACTGGTTTAACACAAGGAGAATCGACTGTTTCATTATATAACCTTTTAGGTAAAAGAGTGATGACTACTTCTTTTGAAGCTGCCAACACAAATAATGTTTCGTTACCAAGCTTATCAACAGGAGTTTATATTGTAAAACTTCAATCTGATAAAGGAACTTTAAACAAAAAAATAATCTTAGAATAA
- a CDS encoding T9SS type A sorting domain-containing protein, producing the protein MKKITFLLLMILPFIGIGQTFDFTNTDDGWTVLGGVTATNEATSIKLTTKDNTTDGSLKNPTFATLTAGVDTSVNTIVGVTLKNISATGPDFLRVSFLKPSGGRVYKNLDITTGDADFVTYWFDMSNANWTGTMDDIKLHFRAAGNTDYVLPDPQVTIDIDKIQIVATIPTTLQEIFSFATNNDTEGFIATNGAISGPTAGTLTFTPEALKFAKLVQNLRHVNATTNKTVTIVLKNNSSTNDQLRFVANGSTVTKVISTNDTEAKTYVFDLKDIAEWTGDVSFSVGVGISTGDNAGKAADAGTMEFSSIVIDNTEVLSTKDNVFNNLSIYPNPANSTIKINTTNTISKILVFDIAGKKVLERASNITNTLNVSKLNSGIYFVKVIDTKNNLSTQKLIIN; encoded by the coding sequence ATGAAAAAAATTACTTTTTTATTATTAATGATCTTACCATTTATTGGAATTGGACAGACATTCGACTTTACAAACACAGATGATGGTTGGACAGTGCTTGGAGGTGTAACAGCAACTAACGAAGCAACTTCAATTAAACTTACAACAAAAGACAATACAACAGATGGTTCTTTAAAAAACCCAACGTTTGCTACTCTTACAGCAGGTGTAGATACATCTGTAAATACAATTGTTGGAGTTACATTAAAAAATATTAGTGCAACTGGTCCAGATTTTTTAAGAGTTTCTTTTTTAAAACCTTCTGGTGGTAGAGTATATAAAAACCTCGACATAACTACTGGAGATGCTGATTTTGTTACTTATTGGTTTGATATGTCTAATGCAAATTGGACAGGGACAATGGATGATATTAAGTTACACTTTAGAGCTGCTGGAAACACTGATTATGTATTGCCAGATCCTCAAGTAACTATAGATATTGATAAAATTCAAATTGTAGCAACAATACCGACTACACTGCAAGAAATATTTAGTTTTGCAACAAATAATGATACTGAGGGTTTTATAGCAACAAATGGAGCTATTTCTGGCCCAACAGCAGGTACATTAACATTTACACCAGAAGCATTAAAATTTGCAAAATTAGTTCAGAATTTACGTCATGTAAATGCAACTACTAATAAAACAGTTACCATTGTTTTGAAAAATAATTCTTCTACAAATGATCAATTACGTTTTGTTGCAAATGGTTCTACTGTTACCAAAGTAATATCGACAAATGATACTGAAGCAAAAACGTATGTTTTTGACTTAAAAGATATTGCTGAATGGACAGGAGATGTGTCTTTTTCAGTTGGTGTTGGTATTAGCACAGGCGACAATGCAGGTAAAGCAGCAGATGCAGGTACAATGGAGTTTAGCAGTATTGTTATAGATAATACAGAAGTGTTGTCTACAAAAGATAATGTTTTTAACAATTTATCTATTTACCCAAACCCAGCAAATTCTACTATAAAAATTAATACAACAAATACAATTTCTAAAATTTTAGTGTTTGATATCGCTGGTAAAAAAGTATTAGAAAGAGCATCTAACATAACAAATACTTTAAACGTTTCTAAACTAAATAGCGGAATCTATTTCGTAAAAGTTATTGATACTAAAAATAATTTATCTACACAAAAATTAATAATTAACTAA